TTCAATAAAATAGAACCATTTGTTTCTAACAATATCTGATATTTTTCCTTAATGAGTTTATCTAAAAGAAGGTATGTATCCTCCTGTAAAAGCGGTTCTCCACCAGTTACTTCAACCAATGATATGGGACTATATTTTTTAATTTCTTTTAGAATTTCATCTACACTAAGTTCAAACTCCTTAGTATAGGCGTATTTTGTATCGCAATATACGCAGCGAAGATTACATCCTGATAATCTTATGAATATACAAGGGAGTCCCGCAAAAGTGGATTCTCCTTGAATGCTGTAAAATATTTCTGATAATTCCATAAAAATTCCAAATAACCCAAATCCACTTTATTCCCTTATTCCTTTATTCCATTAGAAAGGCAGATAAACAAAATGTTTCTTATATCCCAGCTTCTTTTCAATCTTGTTTAATATATTCTCTGGATGTCCGATAACAAACATTTTTTGAGAATCTACTTCAAACAAATAGAAATTTTTTGCATCCCACGAGAAATATTTCAAAAATTCTACCCTACCAAAAACTGGTTTTCCGCAATACATTAGAAGTTCAATATCAGAGGTATTGATATTTAGAAGATTTTCGTAAGGGTCTTCTACAATTCTTTTTGTAATAAGAATATTTGCATCTTTATTTAATTCTATTTTACCATTATAATTATCAAGCATCAATGCTTTTGCAGGATTTTCTGTAACCATTTTAAATAGTAGTGGTAAAGATAGTTGCTTGAATGTTCGGTTTATGTAGGCAAGTTCTTTTAACAGATTTATACTACCAGACAAAGTTGAATCAGTCCCCACACATAGATTAATATCCAGGTTAAGCACTGTATCAAGATTGAGGGTAGTGCCAAGCAAAAATATATTGGAATTTGGACACCATGCAATACTTGCCTCTATATCTTTAACTTTTTTCAACTGATTTTTCGTTAAAGCAGTACAATGAATAAGAATAGAGTTGCTTTTTAGCAAATCCATTTCTGTCAATCTATTAAATGCTATTTTAGCATCTTCATCAATACCTTCTGCTAAATGTATAATAAAAGGCATAATATTTTCTGTTTCCTGCATCTCTTTTTTGAGGTCATCACCACCCCACCAATTCTTTAAAATGATTGAATGCCCTTGTCTATAATTAGAGATAATTTTTATAGGAAAAGAGTTGTAGTATTCACTTTTTTGATTTGGAATATGGTCTTGAACAATTGTAACGCCAGAAAAGATATTCTTATACACTCCCAATTTTGCCATTGCTATACCATCATTTTCTGTAAGGTCAACTAGAGAGCCTTTCCAGAATTTGTCTCTTTCTAACACCGATTCTGAAGTTTTCATATCCTTAACCCAGATAGCAGTGTTTTTATAAGGTCTATTTGGAGCACCTTTTGGTAGCCAATTTCCAACAAGATGATCGTGAATATTTATCAATGAAGGATATGCAACTAAATCTTTACAATCAACTAAAATATTATCATGAGATTTATCAGATATAAGACCCTTTTCAATACATATATTCCTGACACCACTGTTTTTCCAATCTTTCACTATTAGTAAATCTGAAAATTTCATATTTCCAACCTTCTAACGTCTGGGGTATATAAGAAGTTGCCGAAGGCAATTTGGGCAGAGGGTCTGCAAAAAGACCCATAGCCTTATATCCCCTGTTATGTGCCCCGAATGGAGCGAAGCAGAGTAAGAATGCAATGTGGTTGAGGGAATGAATGGCCAAGCATTCCGAAGAAGTTGGGCTAAGGCAGGCTTAAATTTTCTTAAATGAAACATGGCAATCTTCTAGTTTATTCAGGAACTTCTCATCAGTAATGTCAAATTCCCTCTTAATTCTTATTCTTACTCTATCATAATCGCCTTTATTTGTTATTTCCACTGAACTTTCTAACTGTAATTTTTCTGACAGGGAAGATTCCTTATCAAAGATTTTTAAACCTAAATCTCCTGATATTTGATTGACGTCCATGTCTCCTTTCTTAATGAAGATGTTCAAAACGAGGGTGGTTTTATGAGTATTAATAGAAATCCAGATGTGATTTCCCTCTTTAAAGGAGACATAGAATTTTTGATTCCAATTTGGCCCTTCAACACCTTCAAAATTTTCATTAATAATGCTAATAAGTTCGATCAGTTTATCTTTTATTTCTTTTCCACATCTTTTACTTAGATGCCATTCTTCGCCGTTGCTTAACCATGGTCTGTCCTTTCTGGAAGCATGTTTGCCAATTTCAAATTTTTTTGTTGTGGGAATTGGGATAATTATTTGCGGTGATAAAAATAAGTTTTCACCATCTTTGAAAAGAGATACCTCAATTATTTTAATATCTATGCTATGTTCTCTCAGCCATAAAGCGACAGAACCTAATTTTTCTTTTAATTTGCTGCCAGCAATAATGATTCTCTGATCCTGATTTATATCTGGTATTTCATCAATACCGGCACTTAAACAAAATTCCTCAAACTTTTCATTAAAATTAAAATCTTCTTCTCCCTTTTCAGAAAAATAATTATTCGCTTGTTTCTCTAAATCATCATATTCCCATCTTGAAACATAAGACGCATATCTTAATGACTGAATATCAACAGGATGTTTAAGCTTTCCCTTCTTTAATTCAATTATGACTACTTTCCCATTCGTGTCTACAGCCAATAAATCTATTCTGTCATTAACTTCTGGAATTTGAACCTGCCTTCCAAATATTAGTAATCTTTCACCTAAAATGGAGGATTCGTGTTCTATCCAATCCTCTAAATCTTGTTCTAACTTTTCTTCTTGTTTGAATTTCGTTTGATTTAATTTTTCGACTTCTTTTTCTCTCACTTTGTACAACATCTTATTACCTCCTAATGACTGAATCAATTATAAATCTTTTTAACAGCCTCCCTTAGCCCAATTGCACATAAGTTATTAATAACTATAAAATAAAATCATATAATCCAACAAAATTTTAATCCTTAATTATCAAAACATACCTATTTAAGATTCTTAATTAATTCTGGTATCACTTCAAAAAGGTCTCCCACAACACCAATATCAGCAAATTTAAAAATTGGTGCTTCTGAATCCTTATTAATTGCAACAATTATATCAGAAGATTTCATACCAACAATATGCTGAATTGCACCAGAAATTCCGCAAGCAATGTATATTTTTGGTTTAACAGTTTTGCCAGTCTGGCCAACCTGATGAGAATATGGTATCCAGCCGGCATCCACAGCTGCTCTTGATGCACCAATAGCAGCATCTAATTTTGAAGCTAATTCTCTTAATAATTTAAAATTATCACCGCACCTAATCCCCCTACCACCAGAAACAATTATATCTGCCTCGGTTAGATTAACCTGTTGTGTTTCATCTTTAACAAATTGTAATAATTTTGATACAATTTTTTCTGAATTAAATTCTACTTTCTGATTAATAATTTTGCCGGTTCTTGAAATGTCTCTTTCCAGAGGAGTCATAACTTTATGCCTAACTGTAGCCATTTGTGGCCTGTTATTTGCACAACGAATTGTAGCCATAATATTACCACCAAAAGCAGGTCTGGTCTGTAGCAATTGTCTTGAATTACTATCTATCGCAAGTCCTGTGCAATCTGCTGTAAGTCCAGTTTTTAACTCAACTGCAACTCTGGGTATAAAAGACCTGCCAATTGAGGTTGCCCCGCATAAAACAATCTCAGGTTTATGTTCTTTTATGATTTTTACAAAAGCCTGAGTGTATGCTTCATCAATAAAATCTTTTACTGTTGGATTATCAACAACATAAACCTTATCAGCTCCATAAAATATTAACTCTTTGGCTTGCTTTTCAATTCCATAACCAAAAAGCACGGCAGAGAGTTCTGTTTCCAATGTATTTGCCAGCTCTCGTGCTTTACCTAATATCTCGTAAGTAACTGGCATAATCTCATTGTTTCTTTGCTCAGCAAAAGCCATTACGCCTTTATAATTCTCTATAGACTCTGTAGGTGTAACTTCTTTTTGGATTATAATGGCGTCAAACGGACAAGCAGGAATGCAAGCTCTGCAAAGTGTACACTTTTCCAGATCAATAATTGCATTCTCTGCTTCCAATCGTATCGCTTCATAAGGACAAACTGGAATACATTTTCCGCAACCTGTACATTTTTCAACAATTATTTCAATCAATACTACCCCCAAAGTTAAAAGAATAGAATAGAAATTTTTTAGTCAAGATACTTAATGCTGATATCATATAATCAAGCTGATTCATCATTTGTGAAATAATAAAATTACATATAAGATATAACAAATCACTAAAATAATTCCATAAACTTTACTGAACCTTTTACCAATTTTTGAGAATAGAAGAAATAATAATGATATTCCAAGACAAATTAATATATCAAAAATTACACTTGATTCTATTGATATCGGACTGATGGTTGCCGCAATTCCCAACACAAGAAGGATGTTAAAGATATTACTTCCCACTATGTTACCAATTGCAATTGATATCTTTCCTTTTGCTACTGCAACAATAGAAGTAACAATTTCTGGAATAGAAGTCCCAAACGCAACTACTGTTATTCCAATTACTTTTTCGCTAACTCCCCACATATTAGCCACAATTTTAGCGTTTTCTACTGCAAGATGACCACCCAAAGCTATACCTGCTCCACCTATGATTGTTAGACCTATCGCTTTGCCAATAGAATATTTTTCTTCCTGAACAACTG
This Candidatus Cloacimonadota bacterium DNA region includes the following protein-coding sequences:
- a CDS encoding amidohydrolase family protein gives rise to the protein MKFSDLLIVKDWKNSGVRNICIEKGLISDKSHDNILVDCKDLVAYPSLINIHDHLVGNWLPKGAPNRPYKNTAIWVKDMKTSESVLERDKFWKGSLVDLTENDGIAMAKLGVYKNIFSGVTIVQDHIPNQKSEYYNSFPIKIISNYRQGHSIILKNWWGGDDLKKEMQETENIMPFIIHLAEGIDEDAKIAFNRLTEMDLLKSNSILIHCTALTKNQLKKVKDIEASIAWCPNSNIFLLGTTLNLDTVLNLDINLCVGTDSTLSGSINLLKELAYINRTFKQLSLPLLFKMVTENPAKALMLDNYNGKIELNKDANILITKRIVEDPYENLLNINTSDIELLMYCGKPVFGRVEFLKYFSWDAKNFYLFEVDSQKMFVIGHPENILNKIEKKLGYKKHFVYLPF
- a CDS encoding electron transfer flavoprotein subunit alpha — translated: MIEIIVEKCTGCGKCIPVCPYEAIRLEAENAIIDLEKCTLCRACIPACPFDAIIIQKEVTPTESIENYKGVMAFAEQRNNEIMPVTYEILGKARELANTLETELSAVLFGYGIEKQAKELIFYGADKVYVVDNPTVKDFIDEAYTQAFVKIIKEHKPEIVLCGATSIGRSFIPRVAVELKTGLTADCTGLAIDSNSRQLLQTRPAFGGNIMATIRCANNRPQMATVRHKVMTPLERDISRTGKIINQKVEFNSEKIVSKLLQFVKDETQQVNLTEADIIVSGGRGIRCGDNFKLLRELASKLDAAIGASRAAVDAGWIPYSHQVGQTGKTVKPKIYIACGISGAIQHIVGMKSSDIIVAINKDSEAPIFKFADIGVVGDLFEVIPELIKNLK